One segment of Nostoc flagelliforme CCNUN1 DNA contains the following:
- a CDS encoding ParB N-terminal domain-containing protein, producing the protein MKLATSLVAVKKISSNKLRSIFVDDELEQAARLILDSEGVINPIVVRRTSLQSYEVVDGDFEYYAAVRAREIDPRKGEMIGVFIIESENEETLTKQVELFRKSKAFIANNVSASSDGIESRLINTESRFTNTESRMTNLESRFENRTIELQTEFRLEIKNINDRLKEIENRIPKPMEPLEALNTLGISELTSKLRRVGINIKIIEKIISERDNGKFKSFSNVVERIKGLGDKTMLKIIDSFAEGTV; encoded by the coding sequence ATGAAATTAGCTACATCACTTGTTGCTGTAAAGAAAATTAGTTCAAACAAACTTCGTTCAATTTTTGTAGATGATGAACTAGAACAGGCTGCTCGATTAATTTTAGATTCTGAGGGCGTTATTAATCCTATAGTGGTTCGCAGAACAAGTCTTCAATCATACGAGGTTGTAGATGGAGACTTTGAGTATTATGCTGCTGTTAGGGCTAGAGAGATAGATCCTCGTAAGGGCGAAATGATCGGGGTATTTATCATTGAGTCTGAAAATGAGGAGACTTTAACTAAGCAAGTTGAATTATTTAGAAAATCAAAAGCTTTTATTGCGAACAATGTATCTGCTAGTTCAGATGGTATTGAATCCCGTTTAATCAATACGGAATCACGGTTTACTAACACAGAATCTCGCATGACAAATCTTGAATCACGCTTTGAAAACCGCACTATTGAATTACAGACAGAGTTTAGGCTTGAAATTAAAAATATTAATGACAGACTCAAGGAAATAGAAAACCGAATTCCAAAGCCAATGGAACCATTGGAGGCACTTAATACCTTGGGTATATCTGAGCTTACCTCTAAATTGAGACGGGTTGGTATCAATATTAAAATAATTGAAAAAATAATCAGTGAGCGTGACAATGGGAAATTCAAATCTTTTAGCAATGTCGTAGAGCGAATCAAAGGTTTAGGTGACAAAACAATGCTAAAGATTATCGACAGTTTTGCAGAGGGTACTGTCTAA
- a CDS encoding AAA family ATPase: MPFNPELCRNESEVESKLIVQYLLPQLGYTPDTWHQEVAVGSIRLDFLAFAAQVIPFVLDANSPLSVVMEAKHPKQNLNNHVLRLRHYLTSLNVRYGLLTNGKEIRIYQKLQTDIQLIFQCSGKEVETKLENIKVLIGRETLKEGQLLDKAEVKITENILNLETKRQHSMKIIAVYHNKGGVGKTTTVVNLAAAIRKKGKRVLVIDLDSQANTTFATGLVKFDDEEFDDIKDSNIFHVLQSEDFYPIAEVARKSNFSNPEIYVVPAHIDLIRLETELNALDYSRLILIEKLEKVKDQYDIVLIDTPPSLNLYAKIALIATDFLIIPSDLKPFANQGLTNVQEFIKTINGFRKQIRKPPIEIIGVLACKISTNAKFVQSTLKNRLEKIYSRYGINVMNAVIYEREDLAKCAERIQIVGDIEIADPISVLDFKPDSTSAHEFELLAIEVLEKIGLS, encoded by the coding sequence TTGCCTTTTAATCCTGAGCTCTGCCGTAACGAAAGCGAAGTTGAAAGCAAACTCATAGTGCAATATTTGCTACCGCAGCTAGGTTATACCCCTGACACCTGGCATCAAGAGGTTGCCGTTGGTAGCATTCGCTTAGATTTTTTAGCATTTGCTGCACAAGTGATTCCCTTTGTCTTAGATGCCAATTCGCCGTTGAGTGTCGTCATGGAGGCAAAGCATCCCAAACAAAACTTAAATAATCATGTCCTCCGACTCAGGCATTATTTAACCAGCTTGAATGTCAGATATGGATTGTTGACTAACGGCAAAGAGATTAGAATTTATCAAAAATTGCAGACTGATATTCAACTAATATTTCAATGTTCTGGGAAGGAAGTTGAGACGAAATTAGAGAATATTAAAGTTTTAATTGGTAGAGAGACTCTAAAAGAAGGACAGTTGCTAGATAAAGCAGAAGTTAAAATAACTGAAAATATTTTAAATTTGGAAACTAAGAGGCAACATTCAATGAAAATAATTGCGGTTTACCATAATAAAGGCGGCGTAGGTAAGACAACCACTGTAGTTAATCTAGCTGCTGCTATTAGGAAGAAGGGAAAAAGAGTCCTAGTTATTGATTTAGATAGCCAAGCAAATACTACATTTGCTACTGGTTTGGTCAAATTTGATGATGAAGAGTTTGATGATATAAAAGATTCTAATATTTTTCATGTATTGCAATCAGAAGATTTTTATCCTATTGCAGAGGTAGCCAGAAAATCTAATTTTAGTAATCCAGAAATTTATGTAGTCCCTGCACACATTGATTTGATAAGGCTAGAAACGGAACTGAATGCACTTGATTATAGCAGGCTAATACTGATTGAAAAGCTAGAAAAAGTAAAAGACCAATATGATATTGTCTTAATAGATACACCTCCTTCGTTAAACCTATATGCCAAAATTGCCTTGATAGCTACAGATTTTCTTATTATCCCATCTGATCTAAAACCCTTCGCTAACCAAGGATTAACGAATGTTCAAGAATTTATAAAAACTATTAATGGATTTAGAAAACAAATTAGAAAACCACCAATCGAAATCATAGGAGTTTTAGCTTGTAAAATATCAACAAATGCGAAATTTGTACAATCAACTTTAAAAAATAGACTAGAAAAGATTTATAGTCGGTATGGTATCAACGTGATGAATGCTGTAATTTATGAAAGAGAGGATTTGGCAAAATGCGCTGAAAGAATTCAGATTGTTGGAGATATTGAAATAGCTGACCCAATATCAGTGCTAGATTTTAAACCAGACTCAACTTCGGCACATGAATTTGAGTTATTAGCAATAGAAGTTTTGGAAAAAATAGGGCTGTCTTAA
- a CDS encoding zinc ribbon domain-containing protein codes for MATVSCPHCHQLVDSQAISCPYCRTTLKAYGHPGIPLHRATGDGYLCDTCTYHADDTCNFPQRPYAKDCTLYQNIEETKLELEQQRYSNSFAITVKSWVKRNQALLLLLGLLLVCLLFVILRS; via the coding sequence TTGGCTACTGTATCTTGTCCCCACTGCCATCAACTCGTTGATAGTCAAGCTATTAGTTGTCCCTATTGCCGGACAACACTCAAAGCTTACGGTCATCCCGGTATTCCATTGCACCGCGCCACTGGGGACGGGTATCTGTGCGACACCTGCACTTATCACGCTGATGATACTTGCAATTTTCCTCAGCGTCCCTACGCCAAAGACTGTACCCTCTACCAAAATATTGAAGAGACAAAGTTAGAGTTGGAACAGCAGCGTTACAGTAACAGTTTTGCAATAACTGTAAAAAGTTGGGTAAAACGCAATCAGGCTTTGCTGTTGCTATTAGGTTTATTATTGGTCTGTTTGTTGTTCGTTATATTAAGGTCTTGA
- the nblS gene encoding two-component system sensor histidine kinase NblS, translating to MLSLLKTIRHAIATWWSEFTLQTKLLAVVTMVVSLVMSGLTFWAVNTIQQDARMNDTRFGRDLGLLLAANVAPLIADNNLTEVAQFSQRFYSSTSSVRYMLYADENGEIFFGIPFWEAEVENSLTIKRRIQLPEDYPGDGEKPMVRQHTTPDGIVTDVFIPLIVNKRYLGVLAIGINPNQTAVISTNFTRDVTIAVFITIWVMVILAGVINALTITKPIKELLVGVKQIATGNFKQRIDLPLGGELGELILSFNEMAERLERYEEQNIEELTAEKAKLQTLVSTIADGAVLIDNNMQVILANPTAERIFGWENADVVGQNLLHHLPPAVQMEIASPLYEMAAGECESAEFRIFINQPTPRTIRILLTTVLNVQRESIKGIAITVQDITREVELNEAKGQFISNVSHELRTPLFNIKTHIETLYDYGEDLDLQKRQEYLQTVNHETDRLTRLVNDVLDLSKLESGRNYSFDGVDLTQAIEQTLRTYQLNAKDKGVELLQEIDPNLPLVMGNYDLLVQVFGNLIGNSLKFTKAGGKVAIRAYQLDFKPSQTQSSPVRIEISDTGIGIATEDQRSIFERFFRVENRVHTLEGTGLGLSIVRNIIDRHRSKVHLVSEVGIGTTFWFDLAAFEEKAPPILIEPVAEASKITTV from the coding sequence ATGCTAAGTCTGTTAAAAACAATTCGACATGCGATCGCTACCTGGTGGTCGGAGTTCACACTCCAGACCAAATTATTGGCTGTAGTCACAATGGTAGTTTCATTAGTGATGAGTGGCTTGACCTTCTGGGCTGTGAATACAATTCAGCAAGATGCGCGGATGAATGACACCCGCTTTGGCCGTGACTTGGGGCTGCTGCTGGCTGCCAACGTTGCCCCTTTAATCGCTGACAATAATCTGACTGAGGTTGCCCAATTTTCTCAACGCTTCTACAGCAGCACCTCTAGTGTGCGTTATATGCTTTACGCCGACGAAAACGGGGAAATCTTTTTTGGCATTCCTTTTTGGGAAGCGGAGGTAGAAAACTCTCTTACCATTAAACGGCGGATACAACTGCCAGAAGATTACCCTGGTGATGGGGAAAAGCCGATGGTGCGGCAACATACAACCCCAGATGGAATAGTCACCGATGTATTTATTCCCCTAATTGTCAATAAAAGATACTTAGGTGTATTAGCGATCGGTATCAACCCCAATCAGACTGCTGTCATCTCCACCAATTTTACCCGCGATGTCACCATTGCCGTGTTTATTACCATTTGGGTAATGGTGATTTTGGCAGGAGTGATAAACGCCTTGACCATCACTAAGCCCATTAAAGAACTGCTGGTGGGAGTGAAGCAAATTGCTACCGGGAATTTCAAGCAGCGCATTGATTTACCTTTAGGGGGCGAACTGGGGGAGTTAATTCTAAGCTTTAATGAAATGGCAGAGCGATTAGAGCGCTATGAAGAACAGAATATTGAGGAACTGACCGCAGAAAAAGCCAAGCTACAAACCCTAGTTTCAACGATCGCAGATGGTGCTGTGTTGATTGATAACAACATGCAGGTGATTTTAGCTAACCCCACAGCAGAGCGAATTTTTGGCTGGGAAAACGCTGATGTGGTAGGTCAAAACCTGTTACATCACTTGCCCCCAGCAGTACAAATGGAAATTGCTAGCCCTTTGTACGAAATGGCAGCAGGCGAATGCGAAAGTGCCGAATTCCGAATTTTTATTAACCAACCTACCCCGCGAACGATCCGTATTCTCTTGACTACAGTACTCAATGTGCAAAGGGAAAGCATCAAAGGCATTGCGATTACTGTCCAAGATATAACCCGTGAGGTAGAATTAAATGAGGCAAAAGGCCAATTTATCAGCAACGTTTCTCACGAACTGCGAACGCCTTTATTTAACATTAAAACCCATATTGAAACTCTGTACGACTACGGCGAAGACTTGGATTTACAGAAACGGCAAGAGTATCTGCAAACAGTAAATCATGAAACCGATCGCCTAACCCGCCTAGTTAACGATGTTTTAGATTTGTCAAAACTCGAATCTGGTCGCAACTACAGTTTCGATGGCGTAGATTTAACCCAAGCGATCGAGCAAACACTGCGTACTTACCAACTGAATGCTAAAGATAAAGGTGTTGAACTCCTTCAAGAAATTGATCCTAATTTACCCCTGGTAATGGGTAATTATGATCTGTTAGTACAAGTATTTGGCAACCTGATTGGTAATTCTCTTAAATTCACAAAAGCCGGTGGTAAAGTGGCAATCCGCGCCTACCAACTAGATTTTAAACCCAGTCAAACCCAATCTTCTCCAGTGCGGATTGAAATTTCCGATACTGGGATTGGCATCGCCACAGAAGATCAACGCTCAATTTTTGAACGCTTCTTTCGCGTAGAAAACCGAGTTCACACCCTAGAAGGCACAGGTTTAGGTTTATCGATTGTTAGAAATATCATTGACAGACATCGTAGTAAAGTCCATCTGGTGAGTGAAGTCGGCATTGGCACCACTTTTTGGTTCGACTTAGCCGCCTTTGAAGAAAAAGCGCCACCCATATTGATTGAACCTGTTGCTGAAGCATCCAAAATCACAACAGTTTGA